The Flavobacterium marginilacus genome window below encodes:
- a CDS encoding glycoside hydrolase family 13 protein — MKKAIILMCLISASVFAQIDRVEPPFWYAGMHNPELQIMFYGKNIAENEVTVSNNIVIKEVKKTENPNYLFVTIDTKNVTAQDLVFSFSKNKKVAFTKKYSLKQRRENSASRKSYDASDLIYLIMSDRFANGNPKNDSDKSVTEKGNRALPGGRHGGDIAGMIQHLDYIKELGATALWPTPLCEDNDKAYSYHTYGQSDVYKIDPRFGTNEEYVQLSAELHKRDMKLIMDYVTNHWGAEHWMMKDLPTYEWIHQFPGYAQTNYRMTTQFDPNASQIDAKMCMDGWFVKSMPDLNQSNPLVNTYLKQNAIWWIEYANLDGFRVDTYSYCDKKGIAEWTKAVTDEYPNFNIVGEVWMHDQAQMAYWQKDSKIAAIQDYNSYLPSVMDFTLMETMANVFNQDNGKWNEGMVNIYENFTNDFLYPNINSIMIFAENHDTNRFNEIYQKDLSKYKMAMTLLATVRGIPQIYYGSEIGMAGSKDKDGDAAIRQDFPGGWAGDANNAFAKEGRTTEQQQFFDFSSKLFNWRKTNDAVHFGKMKHYIPENNVYVYFRYTDSKAVMVVINNNKESKTFATNRFQESLVNYSTGNDVISGKSIDLKNDITIEGKSVLLLELK; from the coding sequence ATGAAAAAAGCAATTATTCTCATGTGTCTTATATCAGCATCCGTTTTTGCTCAAATTGACAGAGTTGAGCCCCCGTTTTGGTATGCAGGAATGCATAATCCAGAACTGCAGATTATGTTTTATGGTAAAAATATTGCCGAGAATGAAGTGACTGTTTCCAATAATATTGTAATCAAAGAAGTAAAAAAGACCGAAAACCCCAATTATCTTTTTGTTACCATCGATACTAAAAATGTGACGGCTCAGGATTTAGTTTTTTCATTTTCGAAAAACAAAAAAGTCGCTTTCACAAAAAAATACAGTTTAAAACAAAGAAGGGAAAATTCCGCTTCCAGAAAAAGCTACGATGCCTCCGATTTGATTTATCTGATAATGTCCGATCGTTTTGCGAATGGAAATCCAAAAAATGACAGCGATAAATCAGTTACTGAAAAAGGAAACCGAGCGCTTCCTGGCGGAAGACACGGTGGAGATATTGCCGGTATGATTCAGCATTTGGATTACATAAAAGAATTGGGAGCAACGGCACTTTGGCCGACACCACTTTGCGAAGATAATGACAAAGCCTATTCATACCATACTTACGGACAATCGGATGTTTACAAAATTGATCCCCGTTTTGGAACTAATGAAGAGTATGTACAGCTTTCGGCCGAACTGCACAAGCGCGACATGAAACTCATTATGGATTACGTGACCAATCATTGGGGAGCCGAACATTGGATGATGAAAGATTTGCCTACTTATGAATGGATTCATCAGTTTCCGGGTTATGCCCAAACCAATTACAGAATGACCACTCAGTTTGACCCGAACGCATCGCAGATTGATGCTAAAATGTGTATGGACGGCTGGTTTGTAAAATCAATGCCTGATTTGAATCAGTCGAATCCATTGGTGAATACTTATTTGAAACAAAACGCAATCTGGTGGATTGAGTATGCCAATTTAGATGGTTTTCGTGTAGATACCTATTCGTATTGTGATAAAAAAGGAATCGCCGAATGGACCAAAGCCGTTACCGATGAATACCCAAATTTCAACATCGTTGGGGAAGTCTGGATGCACGATCAGGCGCAGATGGCGTATTGGCAGAAAGACAGTAAAATTGCAGCAATACAGGATTATAATTCGTACCTGCCGTCTGTAATGGATTTCACACTGATGGAAACGATGGCCAATGTTTTCAATCAAGACAATGGAAAATGGAACGAAGGAATGGTCAATATTTATGAAAATTTCACCAATGATTTTCTGTATCCAAACATCAACAGCATCATGATTTTTGCCGAAAATCACGATACAAACCGTTTCAACGAAATTTATCAAAAAGATTTATCGAAATATAAAATGGCAATGACTTTGCTGGCAACCGTTCGAGGAATTCCACAGATTTATTACGGTTCCGAGATTGGAATGGCAGGAAGTAAAGACAAAGACGGCGATGCTGCCATTCGTCAGGATTTCCCTGGAGGCTGGGCAGGTGATGCCAATAACGCTTTCGCAAAAGAAGGAAGAACGACCGAGCAGCAGCAGTTTTTTGATTTCTCATCAAAATTGTTCAATTGGAGAAAAACCAATGATGCCGTGCATTTCGGGAAGATGAAACATTACATTCCGGAGAATAATGTCTATGTGTATTTCAGATATACTGATTCCAAAGCGGTTATGGTGGTCATCAATAACAATAAGGAATCTAAAACTTTTGCAACTAACCGTTTTCAGGAGAGTTTGGTGAATTATTCAACTGGAAATGATGTGATTTCAGGAAAATCAATTGATTTGAAAAATGACATCACCATCGAAGGAAAATCGGTTCTGCTTTTGGAATTGAAGTGA